A region of the Prevotella intermedia ATCC 25611 = DSM 20706 genome:
CAAGCCGTATGTTCATCATCGGAAAAACAACGCCAGAGAAAGAAAAACTGGTGCGTGTTGCCAAGGAATGTCTCGAAATTGGTATGGAGGCAGCAAAGCCTTACTCGTTCGTAGGCGACATTGGACACGCCATTCAGAAGCATGCCGAGAAGAAGCATGGCTATGGTGTGGTGCGCGATTTGTGCGGTCATGGCGTGGGACTCGACTTCCACGAAGAGCCTGAAGTAGCCCACTTCGGATACGCAGGCACAGGTATGTTGCTCGTTCCGGGTATGGTTTTCACCATCGAACCAATGATTAACCAAGGCACGTGGAAAGTCTTCATCGATGCAGAAGACCCATACGGCTGGGAAGTAATTACGGGCGACGAGCTTCCTTCAGCACAATGGGAGCACACATTCCTGATGACTGAACACGGATTGGAAATACTTACGTATTAAAAGAACAGTACCGAAACAATGTCTTTGCCCCCGAAACACAGAGGAGAAAGACGATTAAGTTGAAGCGTCATCGACGCAACAAGAAAACAACAATGGAGAAAAATCAGGATATATATATATTAGGTATAGAGAGCAGCTGCGACGATACCAGTGCGGCAGTGCTGCGCAACGGTGTCATTCTCAGCAACGTTACCGCCTCGCAAGATGTGCACAAGGCATACGGAGGTGTGGTTCCGGAGCTGGCGTCGCGGGCACACCAGCAGAATGTCGTGCCTGTTGTAGACCAAGCCATAAAGCGTGCAGGCATCACAAAGGAACAATTGTCTGCCGTTGCCTTTACGCGCGGTCCCGGACTTATGGGCAGTCTGCTCGTTGGCGTTAGCTTTGCAAAAGGCTTTGCACGCTCGTTAGGCATTCCGCTCATCGACGTAAACCACCTGCAAGGGCACGTTCTCGCCCACTTTATCAAGGAAACCGACGACGACAACAACCAACCGCCGTTCCCATTCATCTGCCTTTTGGTTTCTGGAGGCAACTCTCAGATAGTAAAGGTGAATGCCTACAACGATATGGAAGTGTTGGGACAAACCATCGACGACGCAGCCGGCGAAGCCATCGACAAATGTTCCAAGGTTATGGGATTAGGCTATCCTGGCGGCCCAATTATCGATAAGTTGGCTCGTCAGGGCAATCCGAAAGCCTATAAATTTGCCGAACCCAACGTAGCGGGCTACGATTATTCGTTCTCGGGGCTGAAAACGTCGTTCCTTTACAATCTTCGCGAGTGGATAAAGGACGACCCCGACTTCATAGAACACCACAAGAACGACCTCGCTGCAAGCCTTGAGTTCACCATCGTGGATATTTTGATGAAGAAACTTCGCAAGGCAGTAAAGGATACAGGCATCACACACGTTGCCGTAGCAGGGGGCGTGTCAGCCAACAACGGTCTGCGCAACGCCTTCCACGACCACGCAGCACGCTTCGGCTGGACAATATACATACCGAAGTTCAGCTATACCACCGACAACGCAGCTATGA
Encoded here:
- the map gene encoding type I methionyl aminopeptidase; amino-acid sequence: MILKKRRWHCLPGQEPTEMDKKIMEFEKKGKLVPTRNLIKTPEQIEGIRRAGVVNTGCLDAVANAIHVGMNTQEIDDICMAFCKEHNATPACLNYEGFPKSVCTSINEVVCHGIPKKEDVLQEGDIVNVDMTCIVDGYYADASRMFIIGKTTPEKEKLVRVAKECLEIGMEAAKPYSFVGDIGHAIQKHAEKKHGYGVVRDLCGHGVGLDFHEEPEVAHFGYAGTGMLLVPGMVFTIEPMINQGTWKVFIDAEDPYGWEVITGDELPSAQWEHTFLMTEHGLEILTY
- the tsaD gene encoding tRNA (adenosine(37)-N6)-threonylcarbamoyltransferase complex transferase subunit TsaD, with amino-acid sequence MEKNQDIYILGIESSCDDTSAAVLRNGVILSNVTASQDVHKAYGGVVPELASRAHQQNVVPVVDQAIKRAGITKEQLSAVAFTRGPGLMGSLLVGVSFAKGFARSLGIPLIDVNHLQGHVLAHFIKETDDDNNQPPFPFICLLVSGGNSQIVKVNAYNDMEVLGQTIDDAAGEAIDKCSKVMGLGYPGGPIIDKLARQGNPKAYKFAEPNVAGYDYSFSGLKTSFLYNLREWIKDDPDFIEHHKNDLAASLEFTIVDILMKKLRKAVKDTGITHVAVAGGVSANNGLRNAFHDHAARFGWTIYIPKFSYTTDNAAMIASVGTFKYRDGKFATIDLPAFSKVTFE